In Bacilli bacterium, the following are encoded in one genomic region:
- the rplA gene encoding 50S ribosomal protein L1 has product MAKHGKKYAEAEKLVDRNASYEADEAIALVKKMAAAKFDETVEVAVRLGVDPKKQDQAVRGVVVLPHGTGKTKRVLVFAKGDKAKEAESAGADFVGDQDMINKIQQGWLEFDVCVATPDMMAEVGKLGRILGGKGLMPNPKSGTVTFDVAKAVAEIKAGKIEFRLDKAGQIHAPIGKVSFDAAKLVENFRTLIDALNRAKPAAAKGVYLKNIAVSSTMGPSVRINAASFR; this is encoded by the coding sequence ATGGCAAAGCATGGGAAAAAATATGCGGAAGCTGAAAAGCTCGTCGATCGCAATGCCAGCTATGAGGCGGATGAAGCGATTGCGCTTGTGAAAAAAATGGCGGCGGCCAAATTCGATGAGACCGTTGAAGTTGCCGTTCGTCTTGGCGTTGATCCGAAAAAGCAAGATCAGGCTGTGCGCGGCGTCGTCGTATTGCCGCACGGCACGGGCAAGACGAAACGGGTATTGGTTTTCGCCAAAGGCGACAAAGCTAAAGAAGCGGAAAGCGCCGGCGCCGATTTTGTCGGCGACCAGGATATGATCAACAAAATCCAGCAGGGATGGCTGGAATTCGATGTGTGCGTGGCAACTCCCGACATGATGGCGGAAGTTGGTAAACTTGGACGCATTCTCGGGGGCAAAGGCTTGATGCCGAACCCGAAATCCGGCACCGTTACATTCGATGTGGCGAAGGCGGTTGCGGAAATCAAAGCCGGTAAAATCGAGTTCAGGCTTGATAAAGCCGGACAGATTCACGCTCCGATCGGCAAAGTGTCTTTCGATGCCGCCAAACTAGTGGAGAATTTCCGGACGCTCATCGATGCGCTGAATCGGGCAAAGCCGGCTGCAGCCAAAGGCGTATATTTGAAAAATATCGCCGTTTCCTCCACAATGGGACCGAGCGTAAGAATCAACGCCGCTTCCTTCCGATAA
- the rplJ gene encoding 50S ribosomal protein L10: MGNSSVRQEKEQIVAEVANKLSQSTCAIVTDYRGLNVAEITELRKQFREAGVDYKVVKNTLLKLATANANLSELDAHISGPTAIAFSQNDPVAPAKIVVDFAKKHENLEVKGGVVEGKVVGVEQIKALAELPSREGLLSMLLSVLQAPVRNFALAVKAVADQKDNGAQSA, translated from the coding sequence TTGGGCAATTCCAGTGTGCGTCAGGAAAAAGAACAAATTGTCGCTGAAGTGGCCAACAAACTGTCGCAAAGCACATGCGCGATAGTGACGGACTACCGCGGATTGAACGTGGCCGAGATCACGGAGTTGCGCAAGCAGTTTCGTGAAGCGGGTGTTGATTACAAGGTGGTTAAGAATACGCTGCTCAAATTGGCTACCGCCAATGCGAATTTAAGCGAGCTGGATGCGCATATATCCGGTCCTACGGCGATTGCGTTCAGCCAGAACGATCCGGTGGCGCCGGCCAAAATTGTCGTCGATTTTGCCAAGAAACACGAAAACCTTGAAGTGAAGGGCGGAGTGGTTGAAGGCAAAGTGGTGGGCGTCGAGCAGATCAAAGCTTTAGCCGAATTGCCGTCGCGGGAAGGGTTGTTGTCGATGCTGCTTAGCGTATTGCAAGCGCCCGTGCGCAACTTCGCGCTTGCCGTCAAAGCGGTGGCCGACCAAAAGGACAACGGCGCGCAAAGCGCATAA
- the rplL gene encoding 50S ribosomal protein L7/L12 gives MSKEQIIEAIKSMSVLELNDLVKAIEEEFGVTAAAPVAVVAGGAAAGGAEAAEQTEFDVVLVNAGASKINVIKAVREITGLGLKEAKDLVDNAPKPIKEKVSKEDADAIKAKLEEAGAQVEVK, from the coding sequence ATGAGCAAGGAGCAAATTATAGAAGCGATCAAATCCATGTCTGTTCTGGAATTGAACGACTTGGTGAAAGCAATTGAAGAAGAATTCGGCGTAACGGCCGCGGCGCCGGTAGCGGTTGTGGCTGGCGGAGCTGCCGCAGGCGGCGCGGAAGCGGCGGAACAAACGGAATTTGACGTCGTTCTCGTCAATGCCGGCGCTTCCAAGATCAACGTCATTAAAGCCGTTCGCGAAATTACCGGCCTTGGCCTGAAAGAAGCAAAAGATCTGGTTGACAATGCGCCGAAGCCGATCAAAGAGAAAGTTTCCAAGGAAGACGCCGACGCAATCAAAGCGAAGTTGGAAGAAGCAGGCGCTCAAGTAGAAGTAAAATAA
- a CDS encoding class I SAM-dependent methyltransferase, producing the protein MTEHYFTANPAVGHKPAKFAATLRGKKYVFATDAGVFAKQGVDYGSRLLIETMRIPADARVLDIGCGYGPIGLAAASEARSGTVVMLDINERAVELAQENAKMNGITNVTVKQSNRYEAVRGEKFTHILSNPPIRAGKKVVHGIFVEAIDHLMPGGELWIVIQKKQGAPSALAKLQQIFPIVQEVAKDKGYRIYQAKLN; encoded by the coding sequence ATGACCGAACACTATTTTACGGCAAATCCGGCTGTCGGCCATAAACCGGCAAAGTTTGCCGCCACGCTGCGCGGGAAAAAATATGTATTTGCAACGGATGCGGGAGTTTTTGCGAAACAGGGGGTGGATTATGGAAGCAGACTGCTGATCGAAACGATGCGGATTCCGGCGGATGCGCGTGTGCTCGATATCGGTTGCGGATACGGGCCGATCGGGCTTGCGGCGGCGTCCGAAGCCAGAAGCGGGACTGTCGTCATGCTCGACATCAATGAACGGGCAGTCGAATTGGCTCAGGAAAATGCGAAAATGAACGGAATCACGAATGTAACGGTCAAGCAAAGCAACCGGTACGAAGCCGTCAGGGGAGAAAAATTCACGCATATTCTCAGCAATCCGCCCATCAGGGCGGGGAAGAAAGTGGTGCACGGGATCTTTGTCGAGGCGATTGACCACTTGATGCCCGGCGGAGAATTGTGGATTGTCATTCAGAAAAAGCAGGGCGCTCCTTCCGCGTTGGCCAAATTGCAACAGATTTTTCCGATTGTGCAAGAAGTCGCCAAGGATAAAGGGTATCGCATTTACCAAGCAAAACTGAACTGA